From Sphingomonas hengshuiensis, one genomic window encodes:
- the gmd gene encoding GDP-mannose 4,6-dehydratase has product MTGSRATKTALITGITGQDGAYLAQLLLDKGYEVHGVKRRSSSFNTARIDRMIMDARDHGAPIYLHYGDMTDSTNLIRILQETQPSEIYNLAAQSHVQVSFETPEYTANADAIGPLRMLEAIRILGMEDRVRFYQASTSELYGKVVETPQSETTPFYPRSPYGVAKLYGYWICVNYREAYGIYASNGILFNHESPIRGETFVTRKITRAVAEIALDKRKKFWLGNLDAKRDWGHARDYVEGMWRILQHDQPDDFVLATGELYSVRQFVEKSFAEIGVTIEWSGSGVDEVGQCTRTGVAHVGVDARYFRPTEVDLLLGDSTKARNLLGWAPTIGFEALVKEMVAADLVNIAEESRLPMDEK; this is encoded by the coding sequence ATGACGGGAAGTCGTGCAACCAAGACAGCCTTGATTACTGGAATAACGGGGCAGGATGGCGCTTATTTGGCTCAATTATTACTTGACAAGGGGTATGAGGTTCACGGCGTGAAACGGCGCTCCTCGTCATTTAATACTGCACGTATAGATCGCATGATAATGGACGCTCGCGACCACGGAGCGCCAATTTACTTGCACTATGGCGACATGACAGACAGTACGAACCTCATCCGAATTCTCCAAGAAACGCAGCCTTCTGAGATTTACAACCTGGCAGCCCAAAGCCACGTGCAGGTCAGCTTTGAGACCCCAGAGTACACAGCGAATGCTGACGCGATCGGGCCCCTGCGCATGCTGGAGGCTATACGAATACTCGGAATGGAGGACCGCGTACGATTTTATCAAGCATCTACCTCTGAGCTTTACGGAAAAGTGGTAGAGACCCCGCAAAGCGAGACGACCCCGTTTTATCCGCGATCGCCCTATGGCGTAGCGAAGCTCTACGGTTACTGGATTTGCGTCAACTACCGTGAAGCTTATGGGATCTATGCGTCCAACGGCATCCTTTTTAACCACGAGAGCCCAATTAGGGGTGAAACATTTGTAACACGTAAAATTACTCGCGCGGTCGCAGAAATCGCGCTGGACAAACGCAAGAAATTTTGGCTCGGAAACCTTGATGCAAAGCGAGATTGGGGTCACGCGCGTGACTATGTCGAAGGGATGTGGCGAATCCTACAACACGACCAACCCGACGATTTTGTGCTCGCGACAGGAGAACTGTACAGCGTGCGTCAATTCGTCGAGAAATCTTTCGCGGAAATTGGCGTGACGATTGAGTGGTCCGGATCTGGTGTGGACGAGGTTGGGCAATGCACTAGAACCGGTGTGGCTCACGTCGGCGTTGATGCACGCTATTTCCGCCCTACCGAAGTCGATTTGCTGCTTGGCGATAGCACAAAAGCTCGGAACTTGCTCGGTTGGGCACCCACAATTGGGTTTGAAGCCTTGGTGAAGGAAATGGTCGCAGCTGACCTTGTAAATATTGCCGAGGAAAGCCGCTTACCGATGGACGAGAAATGA
- a CDS encoding IS5 family transposase yields MRQAGLFGLSDHMKRLSADGDPLEVLARIVDFEAFRPTLVAALGYSDGTKGGRPPYDPVVMLKVLVLAAQNNVADGRMEWLIRDRLSWLRFLGFDLGAATPDANTIRMFRERLTAVGALDTLFADFDRQLKARGYLPMGGQIVDATLVAAPKQRNTEAEKAAVKAGRSAAEIWPDEPARARQKDVDARWTLKFAKARPTADGKPQPDIAIPSFGYKSSISICRTFGFIRKGQVTDGARYDGRMLRDVVTSDNTASDVWADTAYRSQSNERWLKAQGRVSRIHRRKPKGRPMPAHVRRGNATKSKIRARVEHVFAHQKAVMGLFIRTIGIERAKAKITLANLAFNIHRLIFHERRAAMG; encoded by the coding sequence ATGCGGCAGGCTGGGCTTTTCGGATTATCGGACCACATGAAGCGCCTTTCAGCGGACGGCGATCCGCTGGAGGTGCTGGCGCGGATCGTGGACTTTGAAGCGTTTCGGCCGACGCTGGTAGCTGCACTGGGCTATTCCGACGGTACCAAGGGTGGTCGTCCGCCCTACGATCCGGTGGTGATGCTGAAGGTGCTGGTGCTGGCGGCGCAGAACAACGTGGCCGACGGGCGAATGGAATGGCTGATCCGGGATCGGCTGAGCTGGCTGCGCTTCCTGGGCTTCGATCTTGGCGCAGCGACGCCGGATGCGAACACGATCCGCATGTTCCGCGAGCGGCTGACTGCGGTCGGCGCGCTCGATACGCTGTTTGCCGATTTCGACCGCCAGTTGAAGGCGCGGGGCTATCTGCCGATGGGGGGTCAGATTGTCGATGCAACGCTGGTCGCCGCGCCCAAACAACGCAACACCGAGGCCGAGAAGGCCGCGGTGAAGGCGGGCCGGAGCGCTGCCGAGATCTGGCCGGACGAACCCGCCAGGGCGCGCCAGAAGGATGTCGATGCCCGCTGGACGCTTAAATTCGCCAAGGCGCGGCCGACCGCCGATGGCAAGCCGCAGCCGGATATCGCAATCCCAAGCTTCGGGTATAAAAGCAGCATCTCGATATGCCGGACCTTCGGCTTCATTCGTAAGGGCCAGGTCACCGATGGCGCGCGCTACGACGGGCGCATGCTGCGCGACGTGGTGACCAGCGACAACACCGCATCGGATGTCTGGGCCGATACCGCCTATCGCAGCCAGAGCAATGAGCGTTGGCTGAAGGCCCAGGGCCGCGTCAGCCGCATCCACCGCAGAAAGCCCAAGGGCAGGCCGATGCCCGCCCATGTCCGCCGCGGCAACGCCACCAAGTCGAAGATCCGGGCCCGCGTCGAGCATGTGTTCGCGCATCAGAAGGCCGTCATGGGCCTGTTCATCCGCACCATCGGCATCGAACGGGCCAAGGCCAAGATCACGCTCGCCAACCTGGCCTTCAACATCCACCGCCTGATCTTCCACGAGCGACGCGCCGCCATGGGATAA
- a CDS encoding GDP-L-fucose synthase family protein has product MSDLSIEHSRGRVLVAGHKGMVGAALVRRLERDGTEVVTLGRDDVDLTSQAATFAKVKQLKPDSVIVAAAKVGGIYANSSQPAPFIYDNLVIAANLIEGAHRADVNRLVFLGSSCIYPRDAPQPIREEHLLTGPLEPTNEWYAIAKIAGIKLAQAYRRSHGRNYVSVMPTNLYGPGDNYHPQNSHVPAALIRRFHEAKVRQDSRSTVWGTGRPMREFLHVDDLADGTIFVLDHHSDEMPLNIGTGHDITIAEFARAVAAVVGFTGDLEFDSSRPDGAPRKLLDVSRLAGLGWTARIPLKVGLADAYSDFVRNHADLTGAPA; this is encoded by the coding sequence ATGAGCGACCTTTCTATCGAACATAGCCGCGGTCGCGTGCTTGTCGCCGGTCACAAAGGAATGGTCGGCGCGGCACTGGTTCGCCGCCTCGAGCGTGACGGTACCGAGGTAGTGACCCTGGGCCGGGACGACGTGGATCTAACGAGCCAGGCTGCAACCTTTGCAAAGGTGAAACAGCTGAAGCCAGACAGTGTTATCGTGGCCGCTGCCAAAGTCGGCGGGATTTACGCCAACTCCTCTCAGCCGGCGCCATTCATTTACGATAACTTGGTAATTGCCGCAAATTTGATTGAGGGCGCGCACAGAGCGGACGTAAACCGATTGGTTTTTCTAGGATCGTCATGCATATATCCTCGAGACGCTCCACAGCCAATTCGAGAAGAACACCTTCTTACGGGACCGCTGGAACCCACTAACGAATGGTATGCGATTGCCAAAATTGCGGGAATCAAATTAGCTCAAGCCTACCGCCGCAGCCACGGTCGTAATTACGTTTCGGTGATGCCGACTAATTTATATGGCCCAGGCGATAACTATCACCCACAAAATAGCCATGTTCCTGCCGCATTGATCCGGCGGTTTCATGAAGCTAAAGTCCGTCAAGATTCGAGGTCGACGGTGTGGGGCACGGGCCGTCCCATGCGCGAGTTCCTCCACGTGGATGACCTCGCTGACGGCACCATATTCGTTTTAGATCACCACTCAGACGAAATGCCGCTTAATATTGGTACAGGCCATGACATTACCATAGCGGAGTTTGCACGAGCGGTTGCCGCCGTCGTAGGGTTTACTGGAGACCTCGAGTTTGACTCCTCGCGGCCTGACGGTGCGCCACGTAAATTACTCGATGTGTCCCGACTCGCGGGGCTCGGCTGGACTGCCCGTATTCCCCTCAAGGTAGGACTTGCCGACGCCTATTCCGATTTTGTCCGCAATCATGCTGATTTGACAGGTGCGCCTGCATGA
- a CDS encoding class I SAM-dependent methyltransferase, with translation MKVDSDVQAPVKLHLGCGVKYFPGWTHVDALAYPHVDHVGPVERLDFAENSSIEVIYGCHVLEHFGRNEYRDVLVEWYRVLRKPGGILRLAVPDFRACAELYVQGKLPRGLIDIMGLLVGGQRDQYDYHKVLFDEPSLTATLLEVGFQEVRHWDWRETEHAGPDDYSQSYLPHMDKTHGRLMSLNLEAVT, from the coding sequence ATGAAAGTAGACTCAGACGTACAGGCGCCGGTGAAGCTTCACCTAGGCTGTGGCGTAAAATATTTTCCAGGTTGGACGCACGTCGATGCTCTTGCCTATCCACATGTGGATCACGTCGGTCCTGTGGAGAGGCTGGATTTTGCTGAGAACTCGAGCATTGAAGTGATTTACGGATGTCACGTTCTCGAGCATTTCGGTCGAAATGAATATCGAGATGTACTGGTGGAGTGGTATCGTGTACTTCGGAAGCCCGGTGGCATACTAAGGTTGGCAGTGCCAGATTTCCGAGCATGTGCCGAATTATATGTCCAGGGAAAGCTACCTCGCGGCCTTATTGATATCATGGGGCTGCTTGTCGGTGGGCAGCGGGATCAGTACGATTATCACAAAGTTTTATTTGATGAACCCAGTCTTACGGCTACTCTGCTCGAAGTAGGCTTCCAAGAGGTGCGCCATTGGGATTGGCGGGAAACCGAACATGCCGGTCCGGACGATTACTCACAGTCCTACTTGCCTCACATGGATAAAACTCATGGCCGATTGATGAGCCTAAATTTGGAGGCTGTGACTTGA